In Lycium barbarum isolate Lr01 chromosome 9, ASM1917538v2, whole genome shotgun sequence, the DNA window tgcTGATAGGGTTATGACTTCCCGAAGtcaaatcacccgaaaacgtatcttaaaaatattgttttggacggctttcactttgatttggctcaagggtccttcttgggttgtgtttaacttcgcatatattattcatataacttgttatatgtcctaaaaaaaaatctcgacatgtgaaccccacctcagcttatgaataatccaacgtacgaaaatacgggatataacattcaaCTCATTAACCATAACCCAACTATTTTATCTTACTTAAAATTTCTTACTTAGAGCCATGAAAAGCAAAACCCAGATCatcaaattatatttcaaatTAACATATCCATGTTATGCCAGAAATAAGAGTAGAAGGTACATTGACTACGAGAAGAAGAACTAGGAAAAAAGTTCCTCTGTGGCACAGAAAGAGGAGACAAGCCACTCCAAAAGCATGCTGGTTCCTCATTGCAATCGACATAACCACTTTTAATCTTCTCATTCGTTGAATATGCAAATAAAGCCACAAATATAAAGATGTAGAAAATCAATGAAGCAAAACTGCTGCATTATTATTCCCTATAAGAGCTACCAATACTGTCCGTTAATATACACATTGAGCTGCCACCGTTTAAGAAGAGTATTCTCCAAACAAACTTACGGAACTTTAATACAAAGACTGAAATAAAGGTTGCAACCACATCGACAGCAGCAAAAATGGGGTTTGTACTTCTCAGACGATTGATGAGAAGGTTGGTCTAtgttttctttgatttttctCGTCATCAAAAGGTCAGCAAATTCAGTAGTAACATAATCCACTCCTCGGATCTTTTTTTAACAATTGTGCAGCCTCGTTTTCTCTCTCCCCTATTGATCAACCCACTAGGACTATGAGGAAGGAGTACGGATAGAGGATTGATGACTATTAGTGGCACTGGCAACCAAATTACCATGATCAGAAATAGTTTTTTCTCCATAGTTCACCACAGATAAGCATGCCAGTGTGGCCATTGGCAGTAGTGCTAGTAACAGCACCAAAAAACTGACAGGTCAACCATCAGCAGCTCATCCCATGGCTCTTCTATAATAATAAAGAGAATATACTACTACTGGCCATTAATCCTGTTGAAATTGGTACCAATatcttgccttttttttttttccattgatACGGTTAAAATACAGTGATAAGGGCACAAGATAGAGCAAGAACAAATGTGTGAATCAAAGACTCATcacatgataaaaaaaaaaaaaaaaaaaaaaagagagcaaaCAACTCATAAGTTATGAGAGACTAATGATTTGTCCTTCTACAAACACCTTCAAATCAGCAAGGCAGCCGCTCCAACTCCTTTTTAGAATGCACAGGTACTTCAGGAGCACAATAAGTCACGTATCTATAGAAACTACAACCTAAGCAGAAGCTCAAAGCCAAAGCTCTAACTAACAATTCTACGTTCAGCATGTAACCAAGAACCTGCATTACTAATCCCACCAACATGTCTTTTACTCCAATGTCATATGCTACGTGCGTGAAATGTGCAAAGGTATAGAAATATGTGCTGAAGCCTAGCAGTAGCTCGAGATACCCATAATTGAACTCCAAAAGGTGATGCAAGGTTACTGCCATTATCATAGGAATGACCTCTATCATAAATTTCGCCTTGGCACCCATTAACCGGAAAGGCATGTCGCGATACCAATAAACAACAGAGTACACCACAGCACTATGAATTATGGAGCCAACAGGAAAGATAGTAATGTCGAGAACCATCAAGATGTTGTAAACATGTCGAGCACCAGTGAACTTCACTAAGGCAAAGATCATGCATGACCATGGAACGTAACTAAAAAGAAACCACCATAAATCATTACCATAAATGAAACGCCCTGAAAGAAACACAGGAAAAAAGGAATTCAGCACCTCAAAGAAAGTTACAAAAAACACACGGCATTGAGCACACCAAGACAATTGGAGATGGCAACTTTGCACAAAAAATCACCACTTCAAAGACTAAAAAAGAAGCAACTTCTCATCTCCAAACAGTATCAGCAAAGACATTCCACCAAAGCTAGAAAACACCACATAAAGCTAGTCATTTTTTTCTGAGCATGTTTAACTAAGAGGTTTAGGGAATATCTTCACATGTCAAAACTGCAAAAAGGATAATGTGGGCTAGAATTAACCAAGCAAACGTTAATGTACCTACTATTCATAAGTGAGTTAGGAAAAGATATGTAACAGCTGACAGAAATTGTTTTGATAAAAGAACTTCAAAGGAAATCCTATGATCAAACAGGAATATAATGGGCAGAACAACTTGATAGACTTTTATTATCTCTGCTCAAAGACTATAACACACTGACTACTTATGCATTCCTTAAGTTTCAGCTTCCATCTATGTGATAgattacaacaacatacccaatgtgaTCCGACAAGTGGGGTCTCGGGAGGGTGgggtgtatgcagaccttacccctgtCTTTGTGGGATAGAGAGGTTTATTTCGATAGACCCCGGCtcaaaaaaaatcctttttcaGAACAAGAGAGTAAATAAGCTATGATGAAAATATTGAAGAAAGAGAAAGTACTGACGGCCAAAATAATAAAGATAACCAAAGTAATAGTAACAACAATAGTAGAATAAGATAATCTATGTTATAGATTGCTAAGCTTAAATTAACCACATATATAGTTTCTAAGGCATGAAGAAACCCAATATAATGTTGAGGTAAAAAGACTTAATTACCAGCACGTCCTGCTACACCAAACCCTGACACGGCCCACCTAAACTTCTTGAAAGATGAAACCACGGCGTCGAAGCTTTGAGAGAAAAACGTCCATGTGCCGAGGAAGAGGCTACGGGGAGAGGCACAGAGAGGGAGAACTTCTTCACCCGGGCGGCTGCAGATACTGTCAACAAACaagaaagtatatatatatatatcaagaacCAAGCTtggcttttttttctttttttaaatgtGCTTTTAGTATTCAAAGGCTGACAATTTCAAAAATATTAGATACAAACAGAATTTGTAAAACCCAGGAAGCAAGCTTGgatttatttattaaaaaaaaaaaaaaaaaagttcctcAGAGAAAATTTGCAAAAAAGAGGACCCAAGGgtggatataaaaaaaaaaaggttccttTAGAGTTAAAAGAGTGAAAATTTTGCAGGATTAGAAGAGGATACCAATTGCAATAACAGTGatgtaattattattattataaatagAAAACAAAAGCGAATACCTGATTGATAAATCCATAGTATTAGTTTTCATCATCAAATCCCACCAACACCAAGACCAAGAAAACCAAAACAATTTTACTTAATGACTTTAATTTCCTTCCTCATCCTTATACAGATATAGAGAGAGGCGTCCTATTTTGCCTTGGATTCACTCTTCTACAATTATTAGGACTTCGTTAAAAAGAATGAATTATATTTTCACCTCACCTTCAAAGTAGTCCCGCACTTTACATAGTTGATCAAAATGCTCCCTTACGTTTGACCGCAGCTTCAAAATAGTCCCCCACTTCGTGTACGTCTCTCAAAAAGTGGTGATTTGGGAAAGGAAATACTTTTAAAACTAGGAAATAATTTTAATTACAGTACAACCAGGAttcaaattgtcacgacccagctaagggccgtgatgggtacccggggctagccaccgagcaccactcgctctaatactcattttactcatttaatgcccttttaccaattttatacacgaattgtaggaaaaatcatattttatatagaaacataaatacttatatacatttgcctctcggccatcaaaataatatatacataataataacatcttgcgagaccatctgacccacactgcgtatctacgagtctctactgacatactaaacatatagacggaacaagactccgtcatgcccaaaatatgcatatataccaaaagaagaaccataagcacctctggacaatggagtgctctcaatcagttgacagctactaagggtctggaccaagctcaccttcctgtctacctgtgggcatgaacacagcgtccaaagaaaatggacgtcagtacaaacattgtattgagtatgagaggcataaacaatgaagaaagacagtgataatataatgtgaacatcaatatgaaacatctgaatctgaatgacaatcataaaagaagtaatgcatgttgtcttactcatactcatcataatctcatatatgcataatatgcaagctgcccgtccatatcggaacggtgtgataatcaataacattacccgcgtccaggcctcccacgtccggggtaccatctcatgccgcccactagtggtgtctgcccatgccaaaaggtcatggtgtatccgtatagctgcccgccttggcggtgactgcccggccaactaggcgcggtgtaatatgatcatgacatgctcataaaaaatacttgtaataatatgcttatcatagtacatgcacaagactcaagatcaactgtactctgtcggggtggcgtaaggccgtgatcccccgatttcattatggagcaattattgacattctgcctcaccttgaaggaattagtacataaggtgagtgtaagaaataaatagcatcattatcaatatggcatcatcatatcatatctcttatctcttatcttatatagacatttatggacttaggcttctaacTTTctggaaaataggaactcatgaacaggaaaagaacttatgttataggattcatgccattagaaagaaaggactagcctcacatacctttgtcgtttagctatgttatcgttcacttgctcttccccaatgtcacgtcgttaccttcacaggagaattcatattaacattagctaatagattataagaacgcgtcgtaaattctagagaaaattgggcagcatttcccctgtaaacttaacaatcctcgaaattccaacttagccaagcgtcaatcaaaataccaacaacaacaataccaacaatttcatatcaaactagacttaaatccattcttaaattactcccaaaacagcccaatatacattcggatgccaatgcttgtatacacttctttatttccgtatatccataatataacaacaacaactacagccaatcccccgatattccagcccacaaaacagtccataacgaccataaaacagtccccaaaattttgtcataaaacagccacgaaaattacataaaacagccccaaaatattgtcaataaacagccacgaaaattacataaaacagccccaaaatattgtcaataaacagccacgaaaattacataaaacagccccaaatatcggcacaaaacagcccggtatacgctttgtatacaatatctttatacactttattctcccaaattcaagaacaacaatgtcaacaattattatacatcataactcagctaattccatccatttaatccgcctaaaacagccccttaatccataaatcccaacaaaacaacaaacgagtttataatgctattttctccgttctaatccgttaaaactctaaataaacttgttaacaatgaaaaatggaccttaatcttaccttaattatGCAGCAACCACTTCCACCCTCTCTTTCTTgactgatttttagctcaaattgaaggcaacgcgacgtacaacacttttctcttcaggagcttcgcgattcggggcttagattgtggtcaaaatttggtttctttctctatctctcctctctctctctacctctgAAATTTCTGGGTTTGTTGAGGTCTGAAAATGAAAGAGAAGGCCGAATTTTTTCATTAAAtggcaaagaaaatgggctgacccgacttggaatcgggttgggccgaattcattgcccagcttgacctttctgccttaaaatgtccatatctccttatcccgatgtcacatgaagatccacgacctatggttggaaatctatttcaattatctacaactttcattctgggagttttcccaaattcccaaaggaCGATAGGGTTATGACCTCCCGAAAtcaaatcacccgaaaacgtatcttaaaaatattattttggagggctttcactttgatttgtctcaagggtccttcttgggttgtgtttaacttcgcatatattattcatataacttgtcatatgttctaaaaaaaaatctcgacatgtggaccccacctcagcttatgaataattcatcgtacgaaaatacgggatataacacaaattGCCTTTAATAATTtctaattataatttttaaaaagatactaatattattaaaataaaattaaggtGATTACCTCTAAACTTACGTAAAATTCTTCTACTTTGACAGTGCACCAAACTTAAACCCATTCTTAAATCTCTAAGtatttttatttgttaattattgtgacttgtAGCACTTTTCTAcgtatagttttcaaatatgcaaATTTTACTTAGATTACAACTAAgaaatttgactctcgaaattgaattgcgccacataaattgggatagataGAGTATTATTCAAATTTCCTATTATAATATCCATATTATAATTCCAGCATATAAAATGAAACTGCATGCAAACaagtttttaagaaaaataatattaCTAATAATTATTATGAGTACAATTAATTCATGTATTCCTTAATTCTTCCTTCCAAATTGTTTGGCATGAATTGGCTTTGATTGAATTCAAGAACAACTATTACACTGAATAATTAAAGTTTAGCTAAGGAAAGGTTGCTGAAATTGCAAGAAACAGTAGCAAAAAAAGACAAGAAAAACAAGAAGGGGAGAGGTTCCAGACTAActgttaaaaaagaaaaataaccaAGTTCATACATGAGCCTAACATTCTAACTCCTTTGGATATGTATAGGAACAACGTGCTGCTCTTTCTTAGGATTAGGGACCACGTAATTGTCCAAGTATTTGGGCAGCTGTATAGGACGGTTACTGCGTCTGGGCCCATCCACTATAGCAGGTGGGTTCATTACATTGCCATCCCCTTGAAGATGAACCTTGTCCTCAAGGTTCAAACCCGGAAACTGTTACACTTCGCATTTTCAGAACATGAGCATGACACGcacatcaccgtagtaatggagtatcggagacgtcccatgatatTTTGGAAGATACAAGCCACggaaagtatgtaacaatgaagtaaaggatgaatcacgatctcgtaagtcgtaatcggaaaAGACTATTTTGAGATGCAAGAATatggccattatcaagtataataaatgataaatatcatgtatggagggtttcggaagatttcgagatcaagcaaattgaagaaaataagttcgacgaaaatttgagaaatgttgggcagattttagtcaactttggaggggcatatctcctagcatattaggagttttaaggtgtttcaaaagcctaaaatgaatttcgtcgagtctagtttctaatgcaacaaaccgctcgtcaataggacatcggagtggagaattatagacgttacaaactgagctgtcaaCGCAGAAACAGAGCGCTACAGTACCGCCGACCCAACCCACTATAAAAGGGATTAAAATCCCCTTTTTTTTCATCAAAAACCTCTCCAAATTTCTAGAAAATTCAGCAGCCAAAAAGAGGtcttaaatctcacataaaagtgaggatttcgAGTGAAATTCAAGCTACGAAATATTAATCGAAGTCCGGGCGACGTGTAGACGCGATTATAATTTCAATTGGTGTTGGAGTGAGCTTGGAAACAAGTGGATATTGGAGATCTTTCCACTTTAGTCAACATAAGGTATGAAGCATTGAATCTTTTTCCTTATtaacattgattaaggaatatttgcaagaataaagGTTATAGTTTGTTgcgttgatgttgttgatgttgttgatttatggattgagtttgaagagaattttggatgaaaatatatataattatcttgtagaatgttgagggtattgttgttgttattattggtattaatttcggcttctttacggaaataaagttattaaatagtcgtatcacaagttggttagttgagaaatttagaaaacattgtgtgggatgttttaggagatatattggcatggataatggtattgatgatgttggtattgttgttgttgattggttgttgatattatgatttcgggctaggcatataaacagggaagatgctgcccgaatttcgacaaaATTTAGAAGGATTTTAATTAGAGTTTTGAGATGAGCATGATGACGAGCCTAACAATGGtatgaatggttatatatgtagattacaaagcgacgaataatcttaagtgaaatacaagacaggaagtaagttgaaagtcgagaaatTATATTCCAGGTATGTcaaggctcgcccctttctttcaaggcatgattcctataattataattccataaatgtgttcatagcctccttatttccaaaagttggatgttcatgattccaaggcataaccCCTTCCTAATAgttcatgaatgttttccaaaatgttcgtatttcttaaaccagaggtttatgactccgtacgcttttatgacaacaacgatggatatgttttacaatgacaacgatgatgtcaagggtAAGAATATTTccatgatgagaatgat includes these proteins:
- the LOC132610656 gene encoding uncharacterized protein LOC132610656 isoform X2, translating into MMKTNTMDLSISRPGEEVLPLCASPRSLFLGTWTFFSQSFDAVVSSFKKFRWAVSGFGVAGRAGRFIYGNDLWWFLFSYVPWSCMIFALVKFTGARHVYNILMVLDITIFPVGSIIHSAVVYSVVYWYRDMPFRLMGAKAKFMIEVIPMIMAVTLHHLLEFNYGYLELLLGFSTYFYTFAHFTHVAYDIGVKDMLVGLVMQVLGYMLNVELLVRALALSFCLGCSFYRYVTYCAPEVPVHSKKELERLPC
- the LOC132610656 gene encoding uncharacterized protein LOC132610656 isoform X1; its protein translation is MMKTNTMDLSISICSRPGEEVLPLCASPRSLFLGTWTFFSQSFDAVVSSFKKFRWAVSGFGVAGRAGRFIYGNDLWWFLFSYVPWSCMIFALVKFTGARHVYNILMVLDITIFPVGSIIHSAVVYSVVYWYRDMPFRLMGAKAKFMIEVIPMIMAVTLHHLLEFNYGYLELLLGFSTYFYTFAHFTHVAYDIGVKDMLVGLVMQVLGYMLNVELLVRALALSFCLGCSFYRYVTYCAPEVPVHSKKELERLPC